One Flammeovirga agarivorans DNA window includes the following coding sequences:
- a CDS encoding DUF4199 domain-containing protein codes for MNELPQKRTFAIKYGAIVGVFSFGYSVLLSTLGKTQDPFLQYLNILVIVTATFFAYREYKFHSGGYLNYKDGVKLGTLLSFIGALITGVLNYLYVKFLDDSAIMQAIEQTRVELEKQPQLTDEQIDQAIELSQWLALTPIPYLLSVVLYTFLGFLLALAISYFMKQEVGKDGYNF; via the coding sequence ATGAACGAACTACCACAAAAAAGAACGTTTGCCATTAAATACGGGGCTATCGTTGGTGTATTTAGTTTTGGATATAGTGTACTTCTTTCCACACTTGGAAAAACACAAGATCCGTTTCTACAATACTTAAATATATTAGTGATTGTTACAGCAACATTTTTTGCTTACAGAGAATATAAATTTCATAGTGGAGGATATTTAAACTACAAAGATGGAGTAAAGTTAGGTACTTTACTTTCTTTTATCGGAGCATTAATCACTGGAGTTTTAAATTACTTATATGTAAAATTCCTTGATGATTCTGCCATTATGCAAGCCATAGAACAAACAAGAGTAGAACTAGAAAAGCAACCTCAATTAACTGATGAACAAATTGACCAAGCCATAGAATTATCACAATGGTTGGCACTTACTCCTATTCCCTATTTATTGAGTGTTGTTTTATATACCTTCTTAGGTTTTCTACTAGCATTAGCCATTTCTTACTTTATGAAACAAGAAGTAGGAAAAGATGGATATAATTTCTAG